One Paenibacillus sp. FSL H7-0737 DNA segment encodes these proteins:
- a CDS encoding DedA family protein — MQAWITDFMEQFGYFGIFLMLAFENIFPPIPSEVILPFGGFMTTTTNLTIPGVIIAATLGSLLGAVILYYIGRLLDVNRLEKIVERWGGLLRISKKDIHKADAWFDKYGYWTVLFCRMVPLVRSLISIPAGMSGMKFGVFMIFTTIGTLGWNLLLVLIGAALGESWEDIAMYMDMYSNVVYVLLAGGVVILGYLFFRKRSRKMNTEG, encoded by the coding sequence ATGCAAGCATGGATTACAGATTTTATGGAGCAGTTTGGTTACTTTGGTATTTTCCTGATGCTCGCTTTTGAAAATATATTTCCACCGATTCCTTCCGAAGTGATCCTTCCTTTTGGCGGATTCATGACAACCACAACGAATTTGACCATTCCTGGTGTAATTATTGCTGCTACGCTTGGCTCACTGCTGGGTGCAGTAATTCTCTATTATATCGGTCGTTTGTTGGATGTAAATCGCTTGGAAAAGATCGTTGAACGCTGGGGCGGCCTACTCCGGATTAGCAAAAAGGACATCCACAAGGCTGACGCTTGGTTTGACAAATATGGCTATTGGACCGTATTATTTTGTCGGATGGTTCCACTAGTGCGTAGTTTGATTTCGATCCCTGCAGGGATGTCGGGCATGAAATTTGGAGTGTTTATGATCTTCACAACGATTGGTACGCTGGGATGGAACCTATTGCTGGTGCTTATTGGTGCGGCATTGGGTGAGTCGTGGGAAGACATCGCCATGTATATGGATATGTACTCCAACGTAGTGTACGTGCTTCTTGCAGGTGGAGTAGTGATCCTTGGGTATTTGTTCTTCCGCAAGCGCAGCCGGAAAATGAACACCGAAGGTTGA
- a CDS encoding ABC transporter permease: MTFRQFAYRNVTRNKRKYAAYFVVSAFSVMIFFVCALFIYHPDISKSLVYSTAAHTMMAAEAIIYVFCSLFVLVSVGSFLQSRKMEFGILLMHGMTKRQLNMMVFLENMMIGTSAILTGTLLGLILGKLFLMIGSTFLGIPLLTFHLPWQALVLTICSFALLFILISLSTFFFIGNESLMRLFQGERKAEEEPKVSLVLSLLSALLLLTGYFMAATAQAASVEKVMFPVVIITVAGTYLFYTQLSIYTVKLLKTIRRLYWNHTNIITLSGLSYRWKENARMFFMVTIVSAVSFTSVGVFASIHTLSRELKLDYPAAVGYVAKGNQLQDPFDQHLDEIQEELTTLGLPYETLSIPIKYAEVESQTGPDRTLRLPLIAYSDYKLALLRAGFTTDEQPLSGDEGLVMIGSQRDRSLQAGRVKPVYTLKQGLSIREMGYTQNVPIAEYLLPELDGRDGGDFSGVVISDELYKAIHPVQTDLYTGFYMDDFPRTVGIAADLAHKGKRSYESNSPYAIVVSGTLFEIQRTLYNTMLFASLLVGTVFFIAAGSFLYFRLYTDLDHDRHQYSTLSKMGLTDQELNRIVTIQLSLLFFVPVGVAILHSVFAFIALQRLFYLSIAVETGAVLLGYLAVQGLYFFFIRSRYLRNLKKNLI, translated from the coding sequence ATGACCTTTCGGCAATTCGCTTATAGGAATGTTACACGTAACAAGCGTAAATATGCGGCTTATTTTGTCGTCAGTGCTTTTTCAGTGATGATCTTTTTTGTGTGCGCATTGTTTATTTACCATCCGGATATTTCTAAGAGCTTGGTTTATAGTACAGCTGCTCATACAATGATGGCGGCAGAAGCCATTATTTATGTGTTTTGCTCCTTGTTCGTTCTTGTATCGGTCGGATCGTTCCTGCAGTCACGTAAGATGGAGTTTGGGATTTTATTGATGCATGGAATGACGAAGCGACAGCTGAACATGATGGTATTTTTGGAAAATATGATGATCGGCACCTCTGCCATCCTGACAGGTACTTTACTTGGGTTAATTCTAGGTAAGTTGTTTTTGATGATCGGATCTACTTTTCTAGGGATACCTCTTTTAACGTTTCATCTTCCATGGCAGGCGCTTGTACTAACGATATGTAGCTTTGCGCTGTTATTTATTCTAATCTCGCTAAGCACGTTCTTCTTTATTGGGAATGAATCACTGATGCGGCTGTTTCAGGGAGAACGAAAAGCAGAAGAGGAACCTAAAGTTTCCTTGGTGTTATCTTTACTGTCTGCTTTATTGCTGTTGACGGGCTATTTTATGGCAGCTACAGCACAAGCGGCTTCGGTTGAAAAGGTGATGTTCCCGGTCGTTATAATTACGGTTGCGGGTACCTATCTCTTTTATACTCAGCTCAGTATTTACACTGTTAAACTACTTAAGACGATCCGGCGCCTGTATTGGAACCACACGAATATCATTACTTTATCGGGCTTGTCTTACCGCTGGAAAGAGAATGCCCGAATGTTCTTTATGGTGACGATTGTTTCCGCAGTATCTTTTACTTCAGTTGGAGTATTCGCATCGATCCATACGCTTTCCAGAGAGTTGAAATTGGACTATCCCGCAGCAGTTGGTTATGTAGCCAAAGGCAATCAATTGCAGGATCCTTTTGATCAGCATTTGGACGAAATTCAGGAAGAGCTTACAACGCTCGGTTTACCCTATGAGACACTTAGTATTCCGATTAAATACGCAGAGGTGGAATCTCAGACCGGGCCAGATCGCACGTTAAGGCTTCCCTTGATTGCTTACAGTGATTATAAGCTTGCTCTGCTTCGTGCAGGGTTTACGACGGATGAGCAGCCTCTAAGTGGAGATGAAGGACTGGTGATGATCGGTTCGCAACGAGACCGAAGTCTGCAAGCGGGTAGAGTAAAGCCGGTATATACCTTGAAGCAAGGTCTGTCCATTCGAGAAATGGGTTATACCCAAAATGTTCCGATTGCTGAATATCTATTGCCGGAGCTGGATGGAAGGGATGGGGGAGATTTCAGTGGTGTTGTGATTAGCGATGAGCTTTACAAGGCTATTCATCCCGTACAGACCGATTTGTATACAGGATTTTACATGGATGACTTCCCGCGAACAGTAGGTATAGCGGCGGATCTTGCTCATAAAGGGAAACGGTCCTATGAAAGTAACTCGCCATACGCGATTGTTGTTAGCGGCACGCTGTTTGAAATACAAAGAACATTGTACAACACGATGCTATTCGCTTCTTTACTGGTGGGTACTGTCTTTTTCATTGCAGCAGGCAGCTTCCTTTACTTCCGGCTGTATACAGATCTAGATCATGATCGTCATCAATATTCTACATTGTCCAAAATGGGACTTACAGATCAAGAGCTAAACCGAATTGTAACGATACAATTGTCGTTGTTGTTTTTTGTTCCGGTTGGGGTAGCCATTTTGCATAGTGTGTTTGCCTTTATTGCGCTTCAGCGGTTGTTTTACTTATCTATTGCTGTGGAGACCGGGGCGGTGTTATTGGGATATTTGGCTGTCCAGGGACTTTACTTCTTTTTTATTCGCAGCCGTTATTTACGCAACTTGAAGAAGAACTTGATCTGA
- a CDS encoding ABC transporter ATP-binding protein gives MPILDVHNLSKIYEGKVSTQALNHIRFSVEKGEFVGIMGPSGSGKTTLLNTIATIDQPTSGQILINGRDPNLLSRQEKALFRRHELGFVFQHFNLLDTLTVEENIVLPLTLAGVRVPEMESRLKEVASMLDIEHLLQKRTYEISGGQMQRTAIARAMIHRPSLILADEPTGNLDSKASGEVMNMLTEVNQEEGATVLMVTHDAVAASFCNRVIFIKDGRFYSEMYRGSSRGAFFQSIIDMLSLLGGTSHDLSAIRL, from the coding sequence TTGCCCATTCTAGATGTTCATAATTTATCAAAAATATATGAGGGTAAAGTGTCCACTCAGGCATTGAATCATATCCGTTTTTCTGTTGAAAAAGGGGAGTTTGTTGGCATTATGGGACCTTCGGGGAGTGGAAAAACAACACTGCTCAACACGATCGCCACCATCGACCAGCCGACCTCCGGTCAGATTCTGATCAACGGCCGAGATCCCAATTTGCTTAGCAGACAAGAAAAGGCACTCTTTCGCCGCCATGAGCTTGGTTTCGTCTTTCAGCATTTCAATCTGCTGGATACGCTCACTGTAGAGGAGAATATTGTGCTGCCTCTCACGCTTGCTGGTGTCCGTGTACCGGAAATGGAGAGCAGACTGAAAGAAGTAGCAAGTATGCTGGACATTGAGCATTTGCTGCAAAAACGGACATACGAGATTTCGGGTGGACAGATGCAGCGGACCGCCATCGCCCGGGCGATGATTCATCGTCCTTCATTGATTTTAGCAGATGAGCCTACAGGGAATCTGGATTCCAAAGCTTCAGGTGAAGTCATGAATATGCTGACAGAGGTGAATCAGGAAGAAGGGGCAACCGTGCTGATGGTCACACATGACGCAGTGGCCGCGAGCTTTTGTAACCGAGTCATCTTTATTAAAGACGGACGTTTCTATAGTGAAATGTACAGGGGGAGCAGCAGAGGCGCATTCTTCCAAAGTATCATTGATATGTTGTCTCTGCTTGGGGGAACTAGCCATGACCTTTCGGCAATTCGCTTATAG
- a CDS encoding sensor histidine kinase, whose protein sequence is MKLFLREQIPLIVVYLAQLILITLVYRLDGGSGVSVSLYAALLSTCLLLGYLAYRYISNRTFYERLETVPTSLDEAGGPSQDSPLAVSLRGLLGSQFRLYKNDLHSYRHKLEEHIHFINQWVHGMKTPLSVIHLMIQDKDGPPFTAIGDELDRLKKGLDTVLYTARLDTFEHDFYVERLDLETLVRSVTSEQKRLFIRNRIFPTIKIDERIAVTTDEKWLSFVLTQIITNAIRYTTEVGKHVYFHGYIQEEKRAVLEIRDEGVGIPAGDLPRVFDPYFTGVNGRTFQESTGMGLYLVKQICGKLGHEVSICSEEGKGTTVRIVFRESYLTKM, encoded by the coding sequence TTGAAGCTATTTTTAAGGGAGCAGATCCCTTTAATTGTTGTCTATCTAGCACAGCTCATCTTGATCACACTAGTATATCGGCTGGATGGGGGCAGTGGGGTGAGTGTTAGTCTGTACGCTGCTCTTCTCAGCACTTGTCTGCTGCTTGGCTACCTCGCTTATCGGTATATCAGCAATCGTACGTTCTATGAACGACTGGAGACTGTACCCACCTCTCTAGATGAAGCTGGCGGTCCATCACAGGATTCTCCGCTTGCCGTGAGTTTACGAGGACTACTAGGGTCACAATTCCGCCTCTACAAAAATGATTTACACAGCTACCGCCACAAGCTGGAGGAACATATTCACTTTATTAATCAGTGGGTGCATGGGATGAAGACGCCATTGTCTGTCATCCATTTGATGATTCAAGATAAAGACGGACCGCCTTTTACGGCGATAGGTGATGAACTGGACCGTCTGAAAAAAGGACTGGACACTGTACTTTATACGGCTCGGCTAGATACTTTTGAGCATGATTTTTACGTGGAACGTTTGGATTTGGAAACCCTCGTACGTAGCGTGACCTCAGAGCAGAAGCGTCTGTTCATACGTAACCGTATATTTCCTACTATTAAAATAGATGAACGAATCGCCGTAACCACAGATGAGAAATGGCTAAGTTTTGTGCTTACGCAAATTATTACGAATGCAATACGGTATACGACGGAAGTCGGCAAACATGTATATTTCCATGGGTACATACAAGAAGAAAAGAGAGCAGTACTGGAGATACGAGATGAAGGGGTTGGCATTCCAGCAGGTGATCTGCCGCGTGTGTTTGATCCTTATTTTACAGGTGTGAATGGACGAACCTTTCAAGAATCCACGGGGATGGGTCTATATCTTGTGAAACAGATCTGCGGAAAACTTGGTCACGAGGTGAGCATTTGCTCAGAAGAAGGTAAGGGCACGACCGTGCGGATAGTGTTTAGGGAGTCCTACCTTACAAAAATGTAA
- a CDS encoding response regulator transcription factor, translating to MFKIFIIEDDRGLVALLQDYLHKFGYETQAVNDFERVRTQFEMFAPHLVLLDVNLPKYDGYYWCRQIRGISTCPILFISARDGKMDQVMALENGADDYITKPFDYEIAMAKIKSQLRRAYGTYAGSNNERTLTVAGMALDVERLVLTRGEAKVDLSHTEAKILDELMQKSGTIVTRDRLLEKIWDDQAFVDENTLNVYVTRVRKKLAALEITDGLQTVRGQGYRLIPNWGDED from the coding sequence ATGTTCAAAATATTTATTATAGAAGATGACCGTGGACTGGTGGCTCTGCTGCAGGATTATTTACATAAGTTTGGATATGAAACACAGGCTGTGAATGATTTCGAGCGTGTTCGTACTCAGTTTGAAATGTTCGCTCCGCACCTGGTTCTTTTAGATGTTAATTTGCCAAAATACGATGGGTATTATTGGTGCCGCCAGATTCGTGGGATTTCCACCTGCCCTATCCTTTTTATATCTGCCCGCGATGGCAAAATGGATCAGGTGATGGCGTTGGAGAACGGAGCCGACGATTATATTACGAAGCCCTTTGATTACGAAATTGCGATGGCCAAAATCAAAAGCCAGCTGCGACGCGCCTACGGTACCTATGCGGGAAGCAACAATGAGCGTACCCTAACCGTTGCCGGAATGGCACTGGATGTGGAGCGACTAGTCCTTACCCGAGGAGAAGCCAAAGTGGATTTAAGTCACACGGAAGCCAAGATACTAGATGAGCTGATGCAAAAGTCGGGAACTATCGTTACCCGCGACAGACTGCTCGAAAAAATCTGGGATGATCAAGCCTTTGTGGATGAGAATACGCTTAATGTCTATGTCACCCGTGTACGTAAAAAGCTTGCCGCTCTTGAGATTACGGACGGTCTACAAACCGTTCGAGGTCAAGGCTACCGCTTGATTCCGAATTGGGGGGATGAGGATTGA